In Candidatus Hydrogenedentota bacterium, the sequence CCGTCAGGAGCAACCCAGGCTCCGGAAGCAACTTTCAGTTCAATGCCCGCTTTGGAATCCGGCGGAACTCCCAACGCCCGCAGCGCGCGCCGCTGGCCGATCTCCGGGGCATTCGCGTGTTGATCGCCGATGACAACGCTCACGCGCGGGAAATCCTGAACGGCATGCTCGAAAGCTTTCAGTTCACCGTGGCCACCACCGACTCGGGTCAGGGGGCAATAAATTGTCTTGCCGGCGCGGCCGACGCCCCCTTTGACCTGCTGGTGCTGGACTGGCGTCTCGGCGACATGGACGGTTTCGACGCAATCAACCGCATTCGGAGTGCCCGAAATATACCCAGACAACCCCATATCATCATGGTGACGGCTTACGGACGCGAAGACGCCATGAAGCAGGCCATGCGTGCGGGACTCAACTCCTACGCGTTCCTCGTCAAGCCCGTGTCGCGCTCCACCCTCCTCGATTCCATCATGCGCGTCTTCGGCCACCAGACGTCGCCGCCCCCCCTGCCCACGGGGGCCTCACCCGCGGCGGCCCAACTCGCCAGGAAGCGCGGCGGCCGGGTGCTTCTGGTTGAGGACAACGAGATCAATCAGCAGATTGCCGTGGAACTTCTCCGGCGGGTCGGACTGGTGGTGGACACGGCGAATAACGGCCGGGAGGCCATCGACTGGCTGGAGACGAACACTTGTGAGCTGGTCTTGATGGATATCCAGATGCCGGTGATGGACGGTTTCGAAGCGACGCGCATCATCCGTTCGAGCACCATCCCGGAGGCCGGGTATCTTCCCATTATCGCCATGACCGCCCACGCCCGGATGGAAGACCGCGATCAGAGTATCGCCGCCGGCATGAGCGACCACATCACCAAGCCCATCATGCTGGAAGAGTTCTACCGGACACTGTACAAGTGGCTACCCGACCACGCATACACCGATGGGCCGATGGAAAGCCCCGAGATTCCCCAGGTCGAGCCCTCCCCCGCCCCCAATCTGCGCGACCTGCCAGGGTTGAAGCTCCGCTCCGGCATTGAACGGCTGGGAGGCAATTCAGTACTCTACCGTACATTGCTGGAAAAGTTTCAACGCGACTATGCCAACGCCACGGCGGAGATCGGTAGATTTCTTCGTGCGGATATGCCCGCGGAGGCCCGCAGGCTCGCCCACAACATCAAGGGCGTGGCCGGCAATATCGGGGCCGATGCGCTTCGGGACGCGGCGGGCCTTGTCGAACAGAAAGTGGCGGCGGGAGAGTCACCGGGGGCTTTGCTCGAACGTATGGCGGGAGAATTGCACGTCACGCTTGAATCGATCGCCGAAGCCCTGGCGGTGCATCCGACTATAGATGTCGCGCCCGCGGAACCGGGAAGCCGGGCGTTGTTGCTTACGCTCCTGGGGGAACTGGGCGCCCCGCTGCGCGAAGGCCGCGCAAAGCAGGTCAAATCTATCGCGGTGCAATTGAACGAGCGAATCTGGCCACCGGCCATCGCCGGAGACGCGAAGGTACTGGCCGATTTCGCGGAACGCTATAATTTCAAGGACGCAACCGCCGCACTGGAAACCCTGCTTGAGCGGGTGTCCAACACAACGGAAACAGCCTATGGTCCGGTTGAGTGAACGCAAGATCCTTCTGGTGGATGACGCCGAGGGCAATATCGATATCCTCCTCGCAACCCTCGGCGATGACTTCGACGTTCGGGTTGCCATGGACGGTCCGAGCGCCCTGGATCTGCTCGAACGCGAGACCGTGGATCTGGTGCTCCTCGATATCGTCATGCCCGGCATGGATGGACACGAGGTCTTTCGTCGCATGAAGGAAAATCCCCGCACAAAGGGTATTTCCGTCATCTTCCTTTCGGGGCTCAACGAAGTGGAGGACGAGGCGCACGGGCTGGCCATGGGGGCGGTGGACTACATCACCAAGCCCTTCAAGCCCGCGCTGCTGCGCGCCCGCGTAAGCAATCAGTTGGAGCTCAAGCTCTACCGGGATCGCCTGGAGGACCTGGTGCGCGAGCGCACCGCCGAAATCGAGCTCGTGCAGCACGTCACCATCGAGAGCCTGGCCTGCCTGGCGGAATACCGCGACCCCCCGAAACCGGGATGCACATCCGGCGGACCCAGCATTTCGTTCTCGAACTCGCCCAGGAGCTGCGCCGGCTGCCAAAATACGCCGAAACGCTCGATGCCATCTACATCGAAAATCTCTATCGATCCGCACCGCTCCATGACATCGGAAAGGTGGGCGTCCCCGACGCCATCCTCCAGAAGCCCGGCAAGCTTACCGAGGAAGAGTTCGAGGAAATGAAGAAGCACACCATTTACGGACACGACACCCTTGCGGCGGCGGAAAAGCAGCTCGGATCAAATTCATTCCTCCGCGTGGCCAGAGAAATGGCCCAGACCCACCACGAAAAATGGGACGGCACAGGTTACCCCGGCGGACTTCGCGGTGAAGATATTCCCCTCTGCGGCCGGATCATGGCGGTGGCCGATGTGTACGATGCGCTCATCAGCAAGCGGCGCTACAAGCCCTCTTTCACGCACGAGGACGCCCTGAATATCCTCCGGGAAGGCCGCGGCAAACACTTCGACCCGGAACTGGTCGACGCCTTCCTTGCCGTCGCCGACCGCGCCGAGGCCATTGCGCGTGAGTTCGCCGACTCCGCCGAGGCCGAAGAACTCGGCTGAACTGCGTCGACAGCGCGGACGCGCCGCGGCCTACGCCACCGCGCCCCGCTCCACGAGGCTTTTCGCATAAGCCTTCAGATCCCCCACTTCCACGGGCTTGCCGAGAAAGCAGGTCACTCCGATATCGAGGAGGTCGGTAATTTCGGACACCCGCACAAGGCCCGAGGTGATGATGATGGGGAGCTTCTTGAAGGTGCTTCTGCCCCGGACTTCCATCACGAGGGAGCGTCCGTCCATCTGGGGCATGGACACGTCGGTAATGAGCAATTGGATGTCCGGGTTGTCTTCAAGTACATGGAGCGCCCGCTTGCCGTCGCTGCATATGATGGGAAAATAGCCCATGGAGGACATAACGCGCGCGACAAATCGGGCTACGTGCAAGTCGTCTTCTGCTACCACCACCTTTACCATGGGCCGCTCCTTGGAGGTTGGTCAGAACCGCTGGCTTAACTATATACCGTGGCTGAGAAACTTGCAACCGGCGACGAAGTGAATGCGTGACTGTGGAAGAATGGGTCGTATGAGTCTTATGGGTCTGTATGAAGAATGCCCCAGACACTTTGACCTCATAAGACCCATAAAGAAGCCGGGCCGCGATTGCGGCCCGGCAGAGTCAACGGTATGTGGCGTCTGGCTTAGTGGAACTGTTCCGCTTCCGTGGAGCCGCTGAGCGCGGTGACGGAAGACTCGCCCTCGGAGACGGCGTTGGTGATGGCGTCGAAGAAGCCGGTGCCCACGAAGGCCTGGTGCTTCACGGCGTTGAAGCCGTTCTCGACTTCGCGGAACTCTTCTTCCTGCATCTCCACGAAGGCGGACATCTGGCGGTCCTTGTAGCCGTTGGCCAGTTTCCACATGCCCAGGTTCAGGTTGTGGAAGCCCGCCAGGGTGATGAACTGGAACTTGTAGCCCATGGCGCCGATTTCGTTCTGGAAACGGGCGATGTCGGCGTCGCTGAGCTTGGAGCGCCAGTTGAAGGAGGGCGAGCAGTTGTAGGCCAGCAGCTTGCCGGGGTACTGGGCGTGGATGGCTTCGGCGAACTTCTTCGCGGCGGCCAGGTCGGGCGTGCTGGTTTCGCACCAGATCAGATCTGCGTAGGGCGCGTAGTTCAGGCCGCGCGCGATGGCCTGGTCGATGCCGGGCCGCGTCACGTAGAAGCCTTCCACGGTGCGCTCGCCGGTGCAGAAGGGGCGGTCGCGCTCGTCGATGTCGCTGGTCAGCAGGCCGGCGGCGTCCGCGTCGGTGCGGGCGACCAGCACGGTCGGGGTGCCTGCTACGTCGGCCGCCAGGCGGGCTGCGTGGAGTTTGCTGATGAATTCGCGGCTGGGGACGAGCACTTTGCCGCCGAGGTGGCCGCACTTCTTGGCGGAAGCGAGCTGGTCTTCGAAGTGGACACCCGCGGCGCCCGCCTGGATCATCTGGAGCATGAGCTCATAGGCGTTGAGCGGACCGCCGAATCCGGCTTCCGCGTCGGCCACGATGGGCTGGAAGTAGTCATGCTTCTTCACGCCGCTGATGGTCTGAACCTGGTCGCGGCGGCTCAGGGCATTGTTGATGCGCGCCACGATGGCCGGCACGCTGTTGGAGGGGTAGAGGCTCTGATCGGGATACATGGTGCAGGACAGGTTCGCGTCGCCCGCCACCTGCCAGCCGGAAAGATAGATGGCGCGAAGGCCCGCTTCCACCTGCTGGATCGCCTGGTTGCCCGTCAGCGCGCCGAGGGCGTTCACGTAGCCGTTGCCGGGCTCGTTCACGTA encodes:
- a CDS encoding response regulator transcription factor — encoded protein: MVKVVVAEDDLHVARFVARVMSSMGYFPIICSDGKRALHVLEDNPDIQLLITDVSMPQMDGRSLVMEVRGRSTFKKLPIIITSGLVRVSEITDLLDIGVTCFLGKPVEVGDLKAYAKSLVERGAVA
- the aceA gene encoding isocitrate lyase, translating into MSSNNGTKKNPLIDQAEVDALNALWASDRFKGITRSYTAETVLELRGSMKVEYTIATKTAEKLWGYVNEPGNGYVNALGALTGNQAIQQVEAGLRAIYLSGWQVAGDANLSCTMYPDQSLYPSNSVPAIVARINNALSRRDQVQTISGVKKHDYFQPIVADAEAGFGGPLNAYELMLQMIQAGAAGVHFEDQLASAKKCGHLGGKVLVPSREFISKLHAARLAADVAGTPTVLVARTDADAAGLLTSDIDERDRPFCTGERTVEGFYVTRPGIDQAIARGLNYAPYADLIWCETSTPDLAAAKKFAEAIHAQYPGKLLAYNCSPSFNWRSKLSDADIARFQNEIGAMGYKFQFITLAGFHNLNLGMWKLANGYKDRQMSAFVEMQEEEFREVENGFNAVKHQAFVGTGFFDAITNAVSEGESSVTALSGSTEAEQFH